The following nucleotide sequence is from Mytilus edulis chromosome 13, xbMytEdul2.2, whole genome shotgun sequence.
TCGATGCCGCTGTCGTCAATCTGAAGTGGAAACTTTCGTTCCCTCTTGGCACCAATGGGAGTTGAATGTCTTAATGGCATCCTGGGTGGTAATGGCAAGCTATTGCCATCTCCACTAACACTGTTAGACCGGGGTGGTATAGCAGGGGCTCTAGTGGGACTTGGTAAGTTAGTTGCATCTCTTTCTTTAACATGCTGAATGGTCCCTGAATCAACGCTCATTGAGTGATGCAAAGTTGGTATCTTAACATGTAATTTAGAATTATAAGTTTTATGATTCATACCTTGACCAACACGACCTCCACGTATGGGGATAGCACCACCTCTTAACATTCTTAAAGGGTTTGTTTCCACATCTTCATCCCCACCAGTGGATGAGGACATAGCTCCTTTACCAGGAATACCTTGGGGTTCACGAATATTACGAGAATGTCCTTCCTCACTACCGCTGATTACTCCTCTTTGATGATCAAGGGAGCGTCGTATTCTACTCTCCCTTGCAAGTTTATTCATAATTTCACGAGGGGAAGGTTCAGAAAAGTCCTCCCCTACAAAAAGACTGGAAGATTTATTGTAAGAATCCCTACGAGAATCATCCTGACGATTGACTTCTGTAGCACTATTTACCGACTCCGTACCAGAATCAGTATGAACATTGTCTGAATCAGGTTCATCAATCCTTAATACTTCTACATTGTTTTTAATGTCTTCAGAGTCACACTCTGATGTTTGTTCACTAGAAGTGTCTAAAATTTTAGGTCTATATTCATCTTCTGGTAGTTTTACTTTCAGATCATATTCTTGAGGAATTTCTGGCGGTGGTTTTTGTGGACGAGGCACAGGTTCTACTCTCTGTATGATTTCTGGTCTAGGTTTTGGAGCAGGTATTGGTATATCAGATCGTTTGCTGTCAGGCCGTGGTTTTGGAACTGGTTTCTGATGATAACTCATCTCTGTAAAttgattaaaattcatttcagGTGGTTCTAAGTCAAAGTCATCTATCATTGCAAGAGGCACCCCATATGTACTATCTTGATGTACAGGAGTAACCTCCCTTCTTTCTGGTGTAACCTCTCTTTTcattggagttatttccctttttgcaGGAGTAATTTCTCTTTTTGCAGGAGTTATATCTCTCTTTGCAGGAATTATTTCTCTTTTCGCAGGAGTAATTTCTCTTCTAACTGGAGTTAACTCCCTTTTGACAGGAGTTACCTCTCTTTTAGGTGGAGTAACTTCCCTTTCTTCAGAGGAGTATGAAGTACCAGATTTTTCCTTCACAGAACCTCTCATAACTAACTGGTTATAAGCCTCCATTGCTCCAGGAGGAACACTTTCTACTTGATCTGCTTTATTTTTGATCTCCTCGGAGAAAGTACGTTGACGATCAAGTTTCGGACTACGTTTAAATGAGAATTTGAATCTTGATCCATTCTGTGGTGACCCTGAATCACTTTCTGAATCTGACTGATATTTATCAGGTGACGAAGGTTCTTGTGATGATGACATATGAGAACGAGAACTTAATTCATTTGCCATGGCGATAGCATCATCTATCATTTTTTCATCAGATGCTGACATTGGTTTGACTTTGGCTTGTTTTCGTGGTTCTGGTTTCGGAGGCTCCCTGTTTCGAGGTTCCTGCAAGGCAAAAATTGAACATGCATAGTGATTACATAAATAGATACATGCTGTCTATAATAAAGATATTTTCATATACTCCAGACTTGATTATACTGAAGAAAAGCTGAAGATAATTTCTATAAGAAGAATATAATAATTACCCTATATCCCTTTTCTCCTAATGAgaatatacaatatttatatgtgaatgtatatgtaaaaaaaaaaaggatatttaaTTCAGATTTATGATTTTTTCAATCTGTCCATTCATCAATTGCTTGTATAGATTGATTGTTCCTTGTACGTCAGAGATTGTAAATTGAGCAACAGCAACATGCAATGCCATGCACATAATGATCACAGTTgaatttttttgtgtttgtttttttaaagtttttttttctttctattttatatcataatacacttttttaaagcaaattaaagagaaatatatgtttcattccatataatttaacaaaattttgcaGAGAAGAAAGATTGAACAGCTATAGCTGTTAAGAGGAAGTAGAATTAGAGGCAGACATACTAGTCTAGGTGGTTGAACAGGAAGTGGTGGTGGTGGTGACTTTGATCCTCTCCCATTGGTCATCAGTTTAGGAGGCGATTCATGTTGAGGTGTTGTAGTTGCTGATGAATCATTTGAAGATGAGTTTGCCAACTTTGCCTCTTTGTCGTTTATTGCTTTCAATACTTCATCCATAAATGAAGGTCCGAAATCAAAAGAACTCTGTAAAATGTCAAGTTTTataattaaatatcaataaaaaaaaagatatggtaaaTATACAGAAATGACATGTCAGACGGCAatcttacaacaacaaaaaaacaacaaacaaaaacatgtagAGATCAGTGAAAGTTATTTAATAATAGACTATGCTTGCTATGATATGGACAAATTATGAATAAATGTCAATACATTTAatgatttgcattttttttttaaatcaaaatcgcaatatttttctcaagaacaaaaatttaattgtgttttattttataactaatGGTCTTGAATCAGGGAAGACTTGTGCCCACGTAAAACTGATTTTAACAGTTAAACACCCATCATACGTTTTACCTGTCCCTAGTCAGGTTATCTGTTTTAAGTTGTAGTCTTTGTATTTAACTTTTTGGAGGAATCTGTATTGTCGGTTTAtgtgattttttatttcattatctaATATTTTTGGTAATGTCTATTATAGTTTTTTTTGACATTATCTAATTTATCTTTTATTAATTACAGTGTATTCTGTTTATCCATCACACAAGAGGACCAGAAAAAAAGTTGGATTAAGCAGGGTAttggaatactcaggtttttttCTGCAACAATAGGCATATTTTGGGATAGCCCTAAGATGTTATGAATCATAGACTGTTAGTACAAAcgtttatatatgatttattttttcataccGACATGTCAGGCATTTTGAAGTCAGCAAATATAGAATCATCATCTATATCTTGATACTGGAAATCTCCACTATCAACCTCGTCTGTCCTTGTTACATATTGACTGTCTATAGATTCCTGACTTATCCAGGAGTGACCATTAGTACCCAGAGATCCATTCATATTATGTCCATTTTCATCTCTATTAAGACTCACAGTTGATATCCGACTTTCACCTTCTTTCCCTGGAAGATAGATCATAATCATCATTACTTACTATAATTGTAATTACTTCTTTCCTTTCAATAATCTATCCAGGTtgtattttctatttttgaaCATCCATAAACTATATGGCCCTGTATTAACATGATTTTTTCATAGCATTTtcaaattaacatattttaagatGGATGTCTTTTTATCCTAAGCATGGAATTAGATCACCATTAATTTCTTTccataaattaaatacaaaaatttaaaagtaaatgtttCTGTTTTAGGGTCTTGATGCTATGCAGATATATTTACAACAAAGGCTTattttcattgttgaaagctatactgtgacctatatttgttgACTTTAATGtcaatttggtctctgatggagagtggtctcattggcaataatagctcatcttcttatttttacattataatattGTAGTTTTTTCTgcatattacaaaatgtataataaaatatatcataatgaaatATCTTTTATATGATTTTGCAAAATCTAAATACCAACCTGTACTAGCAACTTTGACTGGCAGTTTGTCGTAATTATCACCAATGAAACCAACATCACCGAAAATAGCACCATCGTAACCAATATGCCCTGTGTGACGAAGGTCATTCTGTGGACCACTGATCATCTCAGCATTGAACCGCCTTAATGACTTCCTGTTTGATTctgcaataaataaataataattttaatatattatggagatttttttatttaatgtttgaaGTCAAGTTCCTGAAAAGTAAAATGTAAACAGAAACAGAAATtgctaaaaatggaaaataaaattttatatcaaGATTATCCAATGACATTTTTCAACAGAAATTGACGAAActgattaataaaattatgtttcgAAATATTTCCTTTTACATATATagagaataaaaaataattcttatattAGTTTTAAAACTGATTAAATCATGTGTAAGCGTTGACTGTGTCATTGCATATTTCTGTGTATTATTTAAGCATGTGGCCATTCCCATACAATGGAAGCAATATCTGTGGTACAATATATACCTTTAAACCTGTGTCATTTAACTATACTTGTGTTTCATATTTatgtaaatatcaaataaaatatatgagcTTTGACAATCTATAACATATGACAATttcctttgaaaaaaatttgacTTGGTATGAAAGCCCTCTGGTCAAAATTTATAAGAACAGAATTTACAATGATACAGGAGTATCTTTTATGATGAACAGTAATATCTGTCTAAATTAACTGTATCCCTCAGGACTGTGTTTGGCATAGACACTAGTGTCCACAGTTTACTGGTTTAATTACTACAGAATGTTCTTATTACAAGAGATCAGATGGTTTTAATCAGTTAGTTTtcactgttaaaatatttctctAAAATAAATTCTTAATAATTGACATCTTTTATAAAACCCTGAACCTGGAAGGAACCTGTTAGTTTGGAAAAGGTCAAGGATCAGATATAGGGTTCACTCCATTCTAATGTAATTAGTAGAACAGCATGAAGCTTATTTTAGCTCACTTGAATTAATTATAATCAGTTGCAGTTAGCATAAAGCTTtttccttatttatttttaaggTTTCAAATTTCACATTTGGATATGATTCCactgctttgttgtttaaaatcgcgaaattttacaccctaAAAAATAACTCGCTATACGGTATAAATTTAGTGAATGTGACATCCATTTTTTAATAAACTCAAGACAGAACAAATTTTgttttaggggccagttgaagccAGCCTGTGGCTGTGGGATTTTCTTGCTATATTGAATACCAATTGGTGGCCCTTGGTTGTTTTCTGCCCTTTGGTCAGGTTATTTCATGTGACttaatttctatctaaaaaagcCCATGCCCCACAGACAGATGATCTATTTTGGAGCTGAGACCCAGTTGTCAAAATTATGGTCCATTCTATCTAAGTATCTAATTAAGAGATCATGCTGCTCCAACTTGTTGAGGATCTGATTAATGACCTTATTTTAAGTGAtattctaattttttggcattaTGTGATAAGTCATAAGCTGTTGTCAATATTTTGTTATAGAAGCCACACTACACATCTATTTGTCCCTTCTCCAATCTTACCTTTCTTACCACCCTTTTTGGGGGATTTTTCTTTCTTGTCTGATTCTATAAATAGCATAACcaatcaaattgtaaaaataaagatttaggCATAATTGGGGTCTATTGTAGCAAATAGGAGTTAAATCAAAATAAGATTATTCACTACTAAGCATctagcaaacattttttttttaaaatacaataaaaagtaaaatcttttatcttttattcaagaattaattgtaattgtaatattCATTCCACATTTTTGCATGTctaacatttttttatcattaaaaatttGCAATTCTTTAAAATGATTGTTTTCTTGTTTGCATTTTGGAAACTTGTAGTAAATGTCTGTAGAATTTAACTCCtctatttaaaatatattcaatGTCTAAGTATGTAGAATACTAAACTACCTATAATActgtatttataaaaatgtaaaatttaggACTCGGCATGCTGGCATAGTTTCATTATATGACTGACAGTGGCTCTCTGCCAGCATGCAAAATGTGCTCTTGTGCTGAAATAAATGCTATTATGAAATGCATATACATCAAGCAATGATATGATTCTATTCTACAGTATAAATTGTAAGACCCTAAATTCCCAGCTTATAAAAAGAAGAGAAGAAAACTTCTaaatacagtataagaaaatcaGAATAAAATGAAGCATATCTAGATAGTAGTATTCCTTTAATCTAACTACCTAacctaaatgtttaaaaaatttggcttgcaaaaaaaacaaaaaaaacaaattggtaaTAAATGCAAGAAATAATAAAATCCAATATTAGTGTTATAAAAGAAACAATTGAATGtaaaagagtaaaaaaatattaatgtaaataaagatgataggcaaaaatgttcataaaaattacccaaaatttttattataaatctcTTAAAAAAATTCCACAGCATGAAAGCAAAATTGAGTAAAATCAAAGGACAGGTACACTGAtgattttgatgattttattGAGTGATCTATGTCATCGTCTAAGTGATAGTAAGTCCTTGACTAATATTTTAGACTCATGTCTGGGTTCAACTTGAGGAAGTTCCAATTTGTTATCAGTATTTTTTGAAGATACTCATAGCAGTTTGTGGATAAAAGCATGATTATGATGTGCAACATTTTCTagcatttttgttcttttttcttACCTTTCCTTACAAGTTTGACCATAGGTTGGTCTGAGTcagctttttcttttttagagtCTACATGAAAAATTTACTATTTATTTGGGGTTTCCAAATGGAAATTAAACCAATTTTGTTAATAGATAATGATAAGAAATCAAATATACTTGTTCACAAATATTTAagtgtaaaatttcattaatctgtaagacatttaaaaaaattattataacaaTTTAGACAAAATTTTCTagtaaaagaaagataactctattaTGAAAAGGGTTATAAAAAACAGGTGCATTGTATTTTTGGAAGTTTTTAATGTGTATCTTAATCCTCTCTTAAATGGAGCTCTTCCCCTAAAACcataattatcatttaaaaaaaatttccattttcatttgaattgtgtTTTAAGTATGGCAAGCCGGGATAAAAGCAAGATAATGATTTGCAACATTTCCGAGCGGCTTTTTCTTACCTTTTCTTGAAAGTTTGACTTTAGGTGTGTCcaattctttttcctttttagagTCTATATGAAATAAGGATATTTTGTTCTTCACTTTTGGACTgatatttttaataaccattcaCACAAAAAACCATGAATTTACCAAATTTTAATCattgaaaaataagttaatttcTATATTCTTTCTTTGTTATATTCAATACAAAAAACTatagtttttgatttttgttgattTAAAGTTCACttcaaaaatgttaaacattgaaaaaCGTGAAATCAAAGTTAAGGCTAATATATATTACTTTGTGAAAAGTTGTGTGTGAGAGCTTACCTTTTCGACTGAGTTTAATTTTGGGTGTGTTTGATTCCTGGTTTTCTCTTTTAGAGTCTATGAAAACAAAGGAGTGCAAATTCACACAAAAGAAACAATACTTTACAAACTAATATTTAATCTTGCTAATAAAAGCTCCAACACTCTTGATTTTGATATTAAGTTCTCTTCTGATAATACATTAGAAAAAGCAATATATAATATGGAATCCAATCCATAATTTTAGGGTAATCCTCAAATATAGAAAAGTCTGTTTCACTGATTATCTTTATTGTTagcaatattttattaaaaaggcatagaaaatgttggattatcTCTTAAAAACTCCAATTACAATGACCATAAAAGTGGTCATGTTCCCAGCCAATGATCAAAATCGGGTCAGATTATTTCATGAGCCAAAAAATATCCAAAACTAATGAATTCAAATTTTTACAGATCCAATGACTTTACTctatagaaaatttataaattttcctTTTACAATTTTGATTACAAGCAATGTTTTTTTAATAGCTTCAATAACTATCTGAGCTCCAATAACTGTCTGACCAGATTTTATCACTGGCATGTGAATATTCTGTTATTTACGAATCTTTCTTATACATTATCTCTGGCATCCAGTCTAATACTTTCCCGTAGGATTTTAAAAACAAGCAAATTAACAAGCaggaattaaattaaaaacagaCGACAGAGGATATAATTAATGCTGAGACCTTTTCTACCCGTTAGCTTGTTAGGAGAGAAAGAGTGTCGATCTTACCTTTACGACTTAGTCGTATATTAGAGAAGAATGAACTTCCACTCTCTCTTTTAGATTCTATTAGAAATAAcgggaaataaaatatttttattcatctgatttcAAAATTGTAATGAAAAGTTACTGAAcccataaaaatgaaattttctaaaattcttgtacattaattttgattaattactTGCATATTCTtattcaaaacaaataacaatatttgaaatagttaaaaaatattttacattaattcTGAAAATCATCTACTTTTATATACTGAttcaaatcaaataataaaatttgaattaaactgtACAATGTGTTACATGAAACTAAAAAGACCTTTGCTGCATTTAGCATTACATTGGTTTATTTATCACAATATTTGAGATATATTTTAGATTccatattacaaaaaaatgtttaaacaacTAAAATCATCACTATGTATACATCTATATAAAAGAAAGAACAGAATTTAAGCAAGAAAAGACCACCCAActatttttgacaatattttccGAAGTGATTTTGAATTGCATTTAGTAGTTACATAAAAAGCTGACAAGGTCGATGACAAGGTCAATGACAAGGTCGTAGACAAGCGAGAAAGTAAAGATTTGTTAGACATAGAGGCTTACCTTTACGTGATAGTTTTATTTTTGCATCACCATTTTCCCGTTTTGATTCTAACAAAAAGTTTATACATGTCAATTATACTAACTACCCACACATAATAATTAATGGTTTAATTTACAACATATAAGAATAATCTCGGCGAAAACTCTGTATTATTATACAACATAATTCTATTAAACTCTGTAAACTACATGCTGTAGTTCTATGACCAAGACGAAAATTTATAGTCCAACTGGGGCATATGAAGTATCCAGATGTTTATATAAGTAAAAGTTATAGCTGAATCACCTATTTCTAGTGAAGTTTTATCCCTACTTTTTTCATAATTCTGACTTATATCTTGGTCAGTTCTAAAATTTGTTTCTTCTTGTTCGAGTCCAGTCTATAAGTAAAAGTCCTGGTTCATACCTAGTTGATCTAATCCATTAAACTAATACACATAACAATATCTCTAgttcaaaattataaatcaatGAAAATACATTTCCAAACACACATGCAAAAATGTCTATTTCTGGGTTATGATGGAAccatgtaatttaaaaaatacttttatcaattgatataaaatattttaaaggcaaaaaatgaatatctttttcacttgtttttttacttcatattGAAAATTTGTAGAACCAGCTGTAATTTTAAATTCCAATGTAACCAAAttcataaattcataaaaaaaaaccaacattccTTGTATCAATGACTACTGTAAACATTGAAAATCAAAGGTCAAATGTTACCCCCTGATGACAACATCAATGCCATGTTACTATAGTAATGCAGTAACCTCCTGACCCCTGTACAACTCACCTTTTCTACTGATACTTTTAGACACACTAGGACTATTCTTGTGTTCAATTATTGGCATAACATTAGCTGGATCAAAATATCCACATTTACCATTCCCAAGAACACCCTTCCAGAATCCTGACTTCGGACAATCTTCAGGGCTGAAAACATATATCTTCAAGTAATTAAATGTTATTCCCTAAAACCCCTCCACAAAACTGTCTATGGAAAATATTCTATACTGTGACAGGTAACATATCACCATCAATTTCTCCATTTAAATTTGAGTGCCTGCAAGCATGTTTAACtccaccacattatgtatgtgtttGTCCCTAGTTAGGGGGCTTGTCATTATCTtatgttgctgtgtaacatatttgtacttttttttattacaaaatgtttCTGTACCATTTGTATAAACAAGCTTCTAAATTCATTTTTCTTGAATGAACTGTCCCAGTTAACAAGGGTCATTCAGGGGAAAACATGTTTACATAAGACATTGTCTCTTgaagatattcattttttttgtaactacATCCATTTTTTCTCTGTTAAAAAGTACTAAACTGGATGATTGTGTATGCACTCCCCTCAGCCTACATGCAAACTTTGTCACATGAATGAAATGGCAAATGGGTCTGTAATTCATTATTTTAAACTTGTAAACAAAATAAGCTTCAAATTTTAACCTGAACAGAACATATTCTAATAAACCAAAAATCAGATTCATATCTGTAAGAATAACATACTTTTTATAATCTATGCATGTGAAATTTCTAAAATTCTTTATACTCCAACTTACTTTTTATCTAATACATATATGACATCATATGATTTATAATACAGGAAGTCTTTAGGTACAACCACTTCTGGGAAATCTTTCATAGCTTTAACTTGGGTAGGTCTCATCTGTAATATAATCCAGAACTCATAAAATTTTCaatgctgtggattcattattattttttggataccaattttttcgtggatttcatgggtacagggggaccatgaatttaaatgttcaacaaaatacaaattgtCTTCAGAACAGTATgcagactttgtcaaaaccacgaaatcaaatatccatgaatatgcaagtttccatcaatccacaaaaaattggtacccacaaataTAATAAAGTAATCTCAACAATTTTTCCCTGGACATATCTGgaagatctgtactttgtgtcttttacagctaatttccttaTGCATGTAGAATAAgactttggtaagcttgcttgcttgctttgtttgtatattgtacaattgtaattgggataacgttctatcaaatttaaatataatacatgtatatacaggtttaactatgcCTATTTATATTGCTTGCAGatttcaatcttaattacaatgcttcatctaaagtttataaaaacaaagcaagTAAGCCAACAAAGTCTTACTCTACAaccattaggaaattagctctaatAGTGTTGTTGTGCTTTATATTCAGCTGATAAGTTAAATCCTTTTTCACAGATTTTTATAGTCTTTATGTTGTGCAGTTACACTACCGTCAAAATCTGGGGGAGGGTTGAGCAcctgcaaacatgtttaaccccaccacattatgtatgtgcctgtcccaggttGGGAGCCTGTCAAGCAgtgtttgtcatttgttgctgtgtgtatcatttgtttttcgtttattgttttgtacataaatcagtaAGTTGGCCATTAGCTTACTCGTTTGAGTTTTACATTAGCCATTTCaaggcctttatagcttgctatgctgtatgtgttttatttttatttgttaaaatccGTCCAATGGcctatagttgctaacttctACATCAATTGTTCTCTTgagaagagttgtcttattggccaACATACTACATCTTATTTCTATCCTTGCAATAtggtatgaaatatttaataggaAACAAAGGATTGAGGAACATAAATTAGTATATAGTGGAATAACAGGAGCCAACAttaggccaaacaaaaaagtaatTGTGTTTACTGTTACATGcagaaaaaaatagggtaggcaggtaggtagggaattttttgaatttttaataatttttaataatttttttaagtcTATTGGAGCAACATTGTGACTTCAACAATTGTTAATCAAAAAAGGTaaatacaagaatgtgtccccagtacaagGATGCCTCAATCgtgctatcattttctatgttcagtggactgtgaaattgaggtaaaaactctaatttggcattaaaattagaaagatcatatcatagggaacatgtgtactgagtgttaagttgatcggacttcaacttcataaaaaactacattgaccaaaaaactttaacctgaagcgggacagacagatggaacaaacgaacggacatacagaccagaaatcataatgcccctatactatcgtaggtggggcataaaaaactttAGGGTAGTTAATACAAATAAGAGTAGGTAGGGGTATAGTAAACATACTTTTTTTGTTTGGTTCTAGCTCTACCTACCTGAGGTAACATTACAAATAATTCACTGAACAATGGACGTCTTTCTGGATCATGTTCCCAACATTTGGTCATTATCTGGTAGTATTCTTTAGGACATAAATCTGGTCGCTCTAGTCTTTGGCAGTTTGGTGCATCTATTGATTCTAATATCTATCATagaaacaagaaaataaataaactacatagaaatgtgtaaattttatcatttttgttgagGTGTAATAGTAACATGTAATACAACACATAACCCAAATAATTCAGTCCCACTCTGTCTCTCTCATTTCCTAGGGCCAACTTTCTTCATATAGTAAAAATGGGCCATGAATACTAGATTTTGATTGGTGCTTTCTGTGAGAAAGCAAATCAGCTGCCAGCATAGTTTTATTCAGTATTCTAGGGTATTTTAGCCACCATAGAGCAACAGTATGAAATGTATTCATCAAGTACAGTTGAAAATTGTTTACTTTGGTTCtaattatcaattataatatttgtttcattaaaatGTATAGCAGAACTTACTTGTTGACCAGTTAATCCTGCCCATGGCTGGAACCCGTATGTAAATATTTCCCATAACGTTACACCAAATGCCCAAATATCACTGGCTGAGgtgaattttaaataatttatacacTCTGGTGCACACCTGAAAaagaaatcagttattttttatgttgaaatatttctttgaacATCTTAACTAAACAACTATCAAAACTCAATTTCTGTTTGGTAATATattgtaaacaaacaaaatttttcATGACTTTGGcaaaaagaaaaaacacaaatataaatgGTTAGTTTAAAGTAGTCAACAGTCATCAAAATTTGTTCATACATTATGTTGGTATTGTAAGATATATTTATTGGGGTATTTTAAGGAAATCTGGTACACATTGATATAACatataaaatggttttttttcaaggattttgtaaatattaccattatgacaattttatattCGAAGTTAGAAAGAAATTAACTGACTAAAGAATGGTAGATGTAATCACAGATTCCATTTTATTGTATTCTATTTTTACATGCCTCAACAAAATCTAAAAACATGATGACACCAAAGAATTTCAATTTACCCTTTGTGATATGTCTATTGTAATCTTTGGCTTTAAAGTTTGTTGCTGTATCTCTCATTTTCTTAATTGTTTTTTGTATTGCTCATAAATGAAGCcatttagttttctcatttgatttgCTTTACATTTGGCATTTCGAAGCACTTATAGCTTTATACTATGCTGTaaggtttttgctcattgttgaaagctttAATGATCTATAAGCCTTCTACAGCATTTTTCTCTTatatatctccttatttttatattgaccaTCATATTACATTTCTTAATGTTGTGAGATATTTATTCTATgcttataaaacaaaagaaaattaagattatctcccttataccaatgactataaatatatatgtaacttaCCAAGCTATAGGCAATTTTAGGTTTAGACTAAAATTACTCTGATAGTAATCTTTACCGATACCTAAGGCTCGAGATAATCCAAAGTCACTTATTTTTACCTGAAAGAAATAGAAATATAAATGTCATAAAGTACATTGATGACAAGTTCATCTG
It contains:
- the LOC139499880 gene encoding uncharacterized protein isoform X17, translated to MKKHFQSLKNRIPAILTRSGGDIGRSLSPSPPEQRSPRPSSYIRPPCKQIIPANSIQINKTLGEGEFGIVQQGLWTTETGEKVQVAIKCLTKEKMHTGTTEFLKEANIMQNVDHENIVRMYGVVLDKDDSLMLVTELAPMRSLLECLKEQSLRTDFPLPRLCDFAQEICDGMSYLESKRLIHRDLAARNILVFSKSKVKISDFGLSRALGIGKDYYQSNFSLNLKLPIAWCAPECINYLKFTSASDIWAFGVTLWEIFTYGFQPWAGLTGQQILESIDAPNCQRLERPDLCPKEYYQIMTKCWEHDPERRPLFSELFVMLPQMRPTQVKAMKDFPEVVVPKDFLYYKSYDVIYVLDKNPEDCPKSGFWKGVLGNGKCGYFDPANVMPIIEHKNSPSVSKSISRKESKRENGDAKIKLSRKDSKRENQESNTPKIKLSRKDSKKEKELDTPKVKLSRKDSKKEKADSDQPMVKLVRKESDKKEKSPKKGGKKESNRKSLRRFNAEMISGPQNDLRHTGHIGYDGAIFGDVGFIGDNYDKLPVKVASTGKEGESRISTVSLNRDENGHNMNGSLGTNGHSWISQESIDSQYVTRTDEVDSGDFQYQDIDDDSIFADFKMPDMSSSFDFGPSFMDEVLKAINDKEAKLANSSSNDSSATTTPQHESPPKLMTNGRGSKSPPPPLPVQPPRLEPRNREPPKPEPRKQAKVKPMSASDEKMIDDAIAMANELSSRSHMSSSQEPSSPDKYQSDSESDSGSPQNGSRFKFSFKRSPKLDRQRTFSEEIKNKADQVESVPPGAMEAYNQLVMRGSVKEKSGTSYSSEEREVTPPKREVTPVKRELTPVRREITPAKREIIPAKRDITPAKREITPAKREITPMKREVTPERREVTPVHQDSTYGVPLAMIDDFDLEPPEMNFNQFTEMSYHQKPVPKPRPDSKRSDIPIPAPKPRPEIIQRVEPVPRPQKPPPEIPQEYDLKVKLPEDEYRPKILDTSSEQTSECDSEDIKNNVEVLRIDEPDSDNVHTDSGTESVNSATEVNRQDDSRRDSYNKSSSLFVGEDFSEPSPREIMNKLARESRIRRSLDHQRGVISGSEEGHSRNIREPQGIPGKGAMSSSTGGDEDVETNPLRMLRGGAIPIRGGRVGQGMNHKTYNSKLHVKIPTLHHSMSVDSGTIQHVKERDATNLPSPTRAPAIPPRSNSVSGDGNSLPLPPRMPLRHSTPIGAKRERKFPLQIDDSGIDGHSTPQSLVRNYAWSESSKLTQHERTLPPAPPPPLKKHQIDDKPFDSGLDEDDDVFEGHDITPPSTLKIDTSSKSSTFPRVKFQFQKVKCNLEQLGFYNRKDPFWVKTLTLAGRNISDRGSSEEVSPLMLANYKTSEGVSYEDLLDFAFDREKNCEEVEMMRSVFKNEISVEDCQQALTETKWIVPMAIKYVKLKQLLSAQLGDITLCKEALMACDWDVQRAANHVLSNLSSPEIIDV